One window of the Pirellulales bacterium genome contains the following:
- the gatC gene encoding Asp-tRNA(Asn)/Glu-tRNA(Gln) amidotransferase subunit GatC — MSLTREDVEKVALLGRLRLTPEELDKMTAQLGAIVGYVDQLAELNTDDVEPMAHAVELTNVFRPDEERPSLPRAEALGNAPHQDGEYYLVPAVLGD, encoded by the coding sequence ATGAGCCTAACTCGCGAAGATGTGGAAAAAGTGGCGCTGCTCGGCCGCTTGCGGCTCACGCCCGAGGAACTCGACAAGATGACTGCCCAACTCGGGGCGATCGTCGGCTACGTCGATCAATTGGCGGAGCTGAACACCGACGATGTCGAGCCGATGGCGCATGCCGTGGAATTGACGAATGTCTTTCGACCGGACGAGGAGCGCCCCAGCCTCCCGCGCGCCGAGGCCCTGGGCAACGCCCCGCATCAGGATGGTGAATACTATCTCGTTCCCGCCGTGCTAGGTGATT
- the rpmB gene encoding 50S ribosomal protein L28 produces the protein MARHCEICGKGHAMGNSVTTRGKAKYLGGVGTKVTGIARRKFKPNLQRLRVTVGHGTSTTKLVCTQCIRSGRITKLVRHAPFKLSQADKPKTAAKV, from the coding sequence ATGGCGCGACATTGTGAGATTTGCGGCAAAGGGCATGCGATGGGCAACTCCGTGACGACCCGCGGCAAGGCCAAATACTTGGGGGGCGTGGGCACGAAGGTCACCGGGATCGCCCGCCGGAAGTTCAAGCCGAACTTGCAGCGGCTGCGGGTGACCGTCGGCCATGGCACGAGTACGACCAAGCTGGTGTGCACCCAATGCATTCGCAGCGGCCGGATCACCAAGCTGGTCCGCCACGCGCCGTTCAAGCTCTCTCAAGCGGATAAACCAAAGACCGCGGCCAAGGTCTGA